The DNA segment CATCAGCTGGCACCGGTCAGGTCCGGCGCCACGCCGGGCGGCAGCCGCTCCAGCCGATACAGCCGGGCCGCGGTGCCGCTGAACAGCGCGGCGCGCTCCGCTGCGCTGGCGCCGCTGGCCAAGCGCTTGAAGGCGTTCCACAGCACCGGGTAGCTGCACATCCCCTTGTCCACAGGGAAATTGCTCTCGAACATGCAGCGCCGCGCGCCGAAGGCCTCGATGCAGGTCTCGACATAGGGGCGCCAGGCCTCCGCCATCTCGGTGGATCCCGGCGGCCGCGGCCGCAGGTGGAAGTCGAAGCCGCCGACGTGCATCGCCAGCCCGCCCAGCTTCACCGCGACATTCGGCAGGGCGGCGAGGACGAGCATGTCGCGCCGCCAAGTCTCGAGCACCTCCGCCCGGCGGCCGGCGAAGGGGCCGACGCCCAGGGGGCCGCCGACGTGGTCCACGACGAGGGTCAGCTCCGGCACCCCGCGGGCCAGCTCGATCACCAGCGGCAGCTGCGTGTGGTAGGCCCAGACATCCAGCGTCAGCCCCATGGCCGCCAGGCGCCGGGCCCCCGCCCGGAATTCGGGGCGGCCCAGCGGTCCCGGCGGCGGCGTGACCAGGTTGGAGCGGATTTCCGGAGAGGGATGCCAGGCGGTGCGGTTGCGCACCCCGCAGAAGCGCTCCCGGGCGATCCCGAAATGCGCCTCCAGCACCGGCGCCACCCGGTCGCCCAGCGTCAGGTCGGCCATGCCGACGATGCCGGCGCAGGCACGTGTGGGGCCGTACTGCCCGGTGGCGCTCTGCGCCGCGGCACCGGTGGCGAACTCGGTCTCGCCGAGGGAACGGTGCTCCTCCGGCCCCGCGGGGCGGTACATGGCGCCGCACTGCACGAAGACGGTGGC comes from the Longimicrobium sp. genome and includes:
- a CDS encoding amidohydrolase family protein, producing the protein MAAASDPHLTPSRQVAVREDWLAQVHEDTIDPTLPIIDPHHHLWDHPGERYLLDDLLRDTASGHDIRATVFVQCGAMYRPAGPEEHRSLGETEFATGAAAQSATGQYGPTRACAGIVGMADLTLGDRVAPVLEAHFGIARERFCGVRNRTAWHPSPEIRSNLVTPPPGPLGRPEFRAGARRLAAMGLTLDVWAYHTQLPLVIELARGVPELTLVVDHVGGPLGVGPFAGRRAEVLETWRRDMLVLAALPNVAVKLGGLAMHVGGFDFHLRPRPPGSTEMAEAWRPYVETCIEAFGARRCMFESNFPVDKGMCSYPVLWNAFKRLASGASAAERAALFSGTAARLYRLERLPPGVAPDLTGAS